A genome region from Columba livia isolate bColLiv1 breed racing homer chromosome 2, bColLiv1.pat.W.v2, whole genome shotgun sequence includes the following:
- the LOC135578769 gene encoding zinc finger protein OZF-like isoform X1 has protein sequence MAVTFEDVALYFSPEEWAELAGWQRRLYREVMLDNYELVASLGWAAVKPEIICKLEREEAPCVPDPPGVRRGQQSPGPAADDVQAQQEAESVHEQIPAPAALLPGVHEPGGMQGDPSGQPLLEPRPLEQNSTTCPKCKKSFKHRAALAVHMRSHRGERPFSCTDCGKSFNRKEQLLSHQRVHTGEKPFACADCGKCFGHKHHLMSHRRRHTGEKPFSCGYCGHRFGEKHNLVSHQRIHTGEKPFSCPDCTKSFSHKTQLLSHRRVHTGEKPFTCDRCGHRFREKNHLMKHQRVHVGERPFTCSDCGKSFSHKHNLLSHQRVHTGEKPFACDHCGRRFRQKFNLVRHQRIHTGEKPFACADCGKCFSHKNQLQSHQRVHTGEKPFACGHCGQRFRERDHVLKHQRIHTGERPFACAACGRSFSQRQSLRSHQRLHTGEKPFACERCGQRFRQKNNLISHQRIHTGEKPFSCPRCPKAFGHKKSLTSHQWVHTGEKPCKCGERGKTCGQKQQLKIQPQIHRDPRAMPEGGGREPGGPSPAGGAGGGEALPVQQPQEAFLG, from the exons GCTGGGCCGCCGTCAAGCCCGAGATCATCTGCAAGCTGGAGCGAGAAGAGGCGCCGTGCGTGCCAGACCCCCCCGGGGTGCGGCgggggcagcagagccctgggcCAG cagctgaTGATGTCCAGGCGCAGCAGGAGGCCGAGTCTGTCCATGAGCAGATTCCGGCCCCTGCTGCCCTGCTCCCGGGGGTGCACGAGCCGGGTGGGATGCAGGGAGACCCATCAGGGCAGCCCCTCCTGGAACCCCGGCCACTGGAGCAGAATTCCACCACGTGCCCCAAGTGCAAGAAGAGCTTCAAGCACCGGGCAGCGCTGGCCGTGCACATGCGGAGCCACAGGGGCGAGCGGCCCTTCAGCTGCACCGACTGCGGCAAGAGCTTCAACCGCAAAGAGCAACTGCTGAGCCACCAGCGTGTCCACACAGGGGAGAAGCCCTTTGCCTGTGCTGACTGTGGCAAGTGCTTTGGCCACAAGCATCACCTGATGAGCCACCGGCGCCGGCACAcgggggagaagcccttcagcTGTGGCTACTGTGGACACCGCTTTGGGGAGAAGCACAACCTGGTCagccaccagcgcatccacacggGTGAGAAGCCGTTCAGCTGCCCCGACTGCACCAAGAGCTTCAGCCACAAGACTCAACTGCTGAGCCACCGGCGCGTGCACACGGgtgagaagcccttcacctgtgACCGTTGTGGCCACCGCTTCAGGGAGAAGAACCACTTGATGAAGCACCAGCGCGTCCACGTGGGCGAACGGCCCTTCACCTGCTCCGActgcggcaagagcttcagcCACAAACACAACCTGCTGAGCCACCAGCGTGTgcacaccggggagaagccctttGCCTGTGACCACTGCGGCCGGCGCTTCCGGCAGAAGTTCAACCTGGTCAgacaccagcgcatccacacggGTGAGAAACCCTTCGCCTGTGCCGACTGTGGCAAGTGCTTCAGTCACAAGAAtcaactgcagagccaccagCGCGTGCACACGGGTGAGAAGCCCTTTGCCTGTGGCCACTGTGGCCAGCGCTTCAGAGAGAGGGACCACGTGCTCAagcaccagcgcatccacaccgggGAGCGCCCCTTCGCCTGCGCTGCCTGCGGCAGGAGCTTCAGCCAGAGGCAGAGCCTGCGGAGCCACCAGCGCCTgcacaccggggagaagccctttGCCTGTGAGCGCTGTGGCCAGCGCTTCCGGCAGAAAAACAACCTGATCagccaccagcgcatccacaccgggGAGAAACCCTTCAGCTGCCCCCGCTGCCCCAAGGCCTTCGGGCACAAGAAGAGCCTCACCAGCCACCAGTGGGTCCACACTGGTGAGAAGCCCTGCAAGTGTGGGGAGCGCGGCAAGACCTGCggccagaagcagcagctgaagatcCAGCCGCAGATTCACCGGGACCCGCGGGCGATGCCGGAGGGCGGCGGTCGGGAGCCGGGGGGGCCATCCCCGGCAGGGGGGGCGGGTGGAGGAGAAGCGCTTCCAGTGCAGCAGCCTCAAGAAGCGTTTTTGGGATga
- the LOC135578769 gene encoding zinc finger protein OZF-like isoform X2 gives MAVTFEDVALYFSPEEWAELAGWQRRLYREVMLDNYELVASLGWAAVKPEIICKLEREEAPCVPDPPGVRRGQQSPGPADDVQAQQEAESVHEQIPAPAALLPGVHEPGGMQGDPSGQPLLEPRPLEQNSTTCPKCKKSFKHRAALAVHMRSHRGERPFSCTDCGKSFNRKEQLLSHQRVHTGEKPFACADCGKCFGHKHHLMSHRRRHTGEKPFSCGYCGHRFGEKHNLVSHQRIHTGEKPFSCPDCTKSFSHKTQLLSHRRVHTGEKPFTCDRCGHRFREKNHLMKHQRVHVGERPFTCSDCGKSFSHKHNLLSHQRVHTGEKPFACDHCGRRFRQKFNLVRHQRIHTGEKPFACADCGKCFSHKNQLQSHQRVHTGEKPFACGHCGQRFRERDHVLKHQRIHTGERPFACAACGRSFSQRQSLRSHQRLHTGEKPFACERCGQRFRQKNNLISHQRIHTGEKPFSCPRCPKAFGHKKSLTSHQWVHTGEKPCKCGERGKTCGQKQQLKIQPQIHRDPRAMPEGGGREPGGPSPAGGAGGGEALPVQQPQEAFLG, from the exons GCTGGGCCGCCGTCAAGCCCGAGATCATCTGCAAGCTGGAGCGAGAAGAGGCGCCGTGCGTGCCAGACCCCCCCGGGGTGCGGCgggggcagcagagccctgggcCAG ctgaTGATGTCCAGGCGCAGCAGGAGGCCGAGTCTGTCCATGAGCAGATTCCGGCCCCTGCTGCCCTGCTCCCGGGGGTGCACGAGCCGGGTGGGATGCAGGGAGACCCATCAGGGCAGCCCCTCCTGGAACCCCGGCCACTGGAGCAGAATTCCACCACGTGCCCCAAGTGCAAGAAGAGCTTCAAGCACCGGGCAGCGCTGGCCGTGCACATGCGGAGCCACAGGGGCGAGCGGCCCTTCAGCTGCACCGACTGCGGCAAGAGCTTCAACCGCAAAGAGCAACTGCTGAGCCACCAGCGTGTCCACACAGGGGAGAAGCCCTTTGCCTGTGCTGACTGTGGCAAGTGCTTTGGCCACAAGCATCACCTGATGAGCCACCGGCGCCGGCACAcgggggagaagcccttcagcTGTGGCTACTGTGGACACCGCTTTGGGGAGAAGCACAACCTGGTCagccaccagcgcatccacacggGTGAGAAGCCGTTCAGCTGCCCCGACTGCACCAAGAGCTTCAGCCACAAGACTCAACTGCTGAGCCACCGGCGCGTGCACACGGgtgagaagcccttcacctgtgACCGTTGTGGCCACCGCTTCAGGGAGAAGAACCACTTGATGAAGCACCAGCGCGTCCACGTGGGCGAACGGCCCTTCACCTGCTCCGActgcggcaagagcttcagcCACAAACACAACCTGCTGAGCCACCAGCGTGTgcacaccggggagaagccctttGCCTGTGACCACTGCGGCCGGCGCTTCCGGCAGAAGTTCAACCTGGTCAgacaccagcgcatccacacggGTGAGAAACCCTTCGCCTGTGCCGACTGTGGCAAGTGCTTCAGTCACAAGAAtcaactgcagagccaccagCGCGTGCACACGGGTGAGAAGCCCTTTGCCTGTGGCCACTGTGGCCAGCGCTTCAGAGAGAGGGACCACGTGCTCAagcaccagcgcatccacaccgggGAGCGCCCCTTCGCCTGCGCTGCCTGCGGCAGGAGCTTCAGCCAGAGGCAGAGCCTGCGGAGCCACCAGCGCCTgcacaccggggagaagccctttGCCTGTGAGCGCTGTGGCCAGCGCTTCCGGCAGAAAAACAACCTGATCagccaccagcgcatccacaccgggGAGAAACCCTTCAGCTGCCCCCGCTGCCCCAAGGCCTTCGGGCACAAGAAGAGCCTCACCAGCCACCAGTGGGTCCACACTGGTGAGAAGCCCTGCAAGTGTGGGGAGCGCGGCAAGACCTGCggccagaagcagcagctgaagatcCAGCCGCAGATTCACCGGGACCCGCGGGCGATGCCGGAGGGCGGCGGTCGGGAGCCGGGGGGGCCATCCCCGGCAGGGGGGGCGGGTGGAGGAGAAGCGCTTCCAGTGCAGCAGCCTCAAGAAGCGTTTTTGGGATga